One Nostoc sp. UHCC 0302 DNA window includes the following coding sequences:
- a CDS encoding DUF6761 family protein: MLQDTQTIRYYQRITDAFVELWNRGYRTDDMRMYLDGYLAALRHGNAIEPLLIHRLEEEASRYLYDASNFAVTQPQRQHDYY, encoded by the coding sequence ATGCTCCAAGACACACAAACCATCCGCTATTACCAAAGAATTACCGACGCCTTCGTCGAGTTGTGGAATCGCGGTTATCGTACGGATGATATGCGGATGTATTTGGATGGATATTTAGCCGCACTGCGACATGGTAATGCCATTGAACCGCTTTTAATTCATCGTCTAGAAGAGGAAGCCAGCCGCTACTTGTACGATGCATCAAATTTTGCTGTGACGCAGCCACAGCGACAACACGATTACTACTAA
- a CDS encoding photosystem II high light acclimation radical SAM protein, whose protein sequence is MEVKTRTMENRILYVRLPCNPIFPIGVIYLSDHVHKLFPAIEQRIFDLGTVPPLDYAKALDRCIDEFKPTLLVYSWRDIQIYAPVGGRGGNPLQNAFEFYYAKNPLLKLRGGLGGLRIFIAYYQELWRNQALIKRGLKRAQQYHSDARVVVGGGAVSVFYEQLGKSLPQQTIISVGEGETLLEKLLSGREFRDERCYVVGENQPRQRLIHEQPTPIEKTACNYDYIESIWPEFNYYLQDQDFYIGVQTKRGCPHNCCYCVYTVVEGKQVRINPADEVVAEMRQLYDRGIRNFWFTDAQFIPARKFIDDAVELLQKIVDSGMTDIHWAAYIRADNLTPELCELMAKTGMNYFEIGITSGSQELVRKMRMGYNLRTVLQNCRDLKAAGFNDLVSVNYSFNVIDERPETIRQTIAYHRELERIFGADKVEPAIFFIGLQPHTHLEEYAFKEGILKPGYDPMSLMPWTAKKLLWNPEPLGSFFGEVCLQAWQQNPNDFGREVMKILEEKLGCADLEAALCAPMETKNKQLAAV, encoded by the coding sequence ATGGAAGTTAAAACACGCACAATGGAAAATCGAATTCTTTACGTTCGCCTTCCCTGTAACCCCATCTTTCCCATTGGGGTTATCTACCTGAGTGATCACGTTCACAAGTTATTTCCTGCAATCGAACAGCGGATTTTTGATTTGGGAACAGTGCCACCTTTAGACTACGCCAAGGCGTTAGACCGTTGTATCGATGAATTCAAGCCCACGCTACTAGTCTATTCGTGGCGCGATATTCAAATTTATGCTCCTGTCGGTGGACGTGGTGGTAACCCGCTGCAAAACGCCTTTGAATTTTACTATGCCAAGAATCCCCTTTTAAAATTACGTGGGGGTTTGGGCGGGTTACGAATCTTCATCGCTTACTACCAAGAGTTGTGGCGCAACCAAGCATTAATCAAACGCGGTTTAAAACGCGCCCAACAATATCACTCCGATGCGCGTGTAGTTGTGGGTGGTGGTGCTGTCAGCGTCTTTTACGAACAACTGGGCAAAAGCTTACCCCAACAGACAATTATTTCTGTGGGTGAAGGGGAAACTCTGCTGGAAAAACTTTTAAGTGGCAGAGAGTTTCGAGATGAACGCTGTTATGTTGTGGGAGAAAATCAACCACGACAGCGTTTGATCCACGAACAACCCACACCAATAGAGAAAACAGCTTGTAACTACGACTATATCGAAAGTATCTGGCCGGAATTTAACTATTACCTCCAAGACCAAGACTTCTATATCGGCGTACAAACTAAGCGCGGTTGTCCCCACAATTGCTGTTATTGTGTCTACACAGTTGTTGAAGGTAAACAGGTACGCATCAATCCAGCAGATGAAGTTGTTGCTGAGATGCGCCAATTATATGATCGTGGTATTCGCAACTTCTGGTTTACCGACGCCCAATTCATCCCAGCGCGAAAATTTATCGATGATGCTGTAGAACTATTACAGAAAATCGTTGATTCGGGTATGACTGATATCCACTGGGCAGCATACATTAGAGCCGATAACCTAACACCAGAGTTGTGTGAGTTGATGGCAAAAACCGGGATGAATTACTTTGAAATTGGTATTACCAGTGGTTCTCAAGAACTAGTACGGAAAATGCGGATGGGGTACAATCTGCGAACCGTCTTGCAAAACTGTCGCGACTTGAAAGCAGCTGGCTTCAACGATTTAGTTTCCGTCAATTACTCATTTAACGTCATTGACGAACGCCCCGAAACCATCCGCCAAACTATCGCCTATCATCGCGAACTAGAACGGATTTTTGGTGCAGATAAAGTTGAACCTGCCATATTCTTCATTGGGCTACAACCCCATACCCATTTAGAAGAATATGCTTTTAAAGAAGGCATCCTCAAACCTGGTTATGATCCAATGAGCTTGATGCCGTGGACAGCTAAAAAACTTCTCTGGAATCCCGAACCCCTTGGTTCATTCTTTGGAGAAGTCTGCTTGCAAGCTTGGCAACAAAACCCTAATGACTTCGGACGGGAAGTCATGAAAATCTTAGAAGAAAAACTGGGTTGTGCCGACTTAGAAGCCGCTCTTTGTGCGCCAATGGAAACAAAAAACAAACAGTTAGCAGCTGTTTGA
- a CDS encoding ATP-binding cassette domain-containing protein: MENATATAILRLEQVNLYAKLKTQLPGNQHGYPMLQDISFEVFQGDRIAIVGSSGAGKTSLLRLLNRLIEPSSGKIYLENQEYRQIPVLQLRQMVALGLQESKLLGMTVGQALAYPLVLRGLPKDIIEQRVSHWIEQLHIPSEWLGRTEVQLSVGQRQLVAIARSLVIQPKILLLDEPTSALDAGTASRVMQVLIEMNQTHQTTILMVNNQLELVQMFCTRLLHLQQGHLLANQRISEIDWLNLQQSLMQAEAQNDFGF, encoded by the coding sequence TTGGAAAATGCCACAGCAACAGCCATACTACGGCTAGAACAAGTAAATCTGTATGCAAAACTGAAAACCCAACTTCCGGGTAATCAGCATGGTTACCCCATGTTGCAGGATATTTCCTTTGAGGTATTCCAGGGCGATCGCATTGCAATTGTCGGTTCATCCGGTGCTGGGAAAACCTCGTTATTACGCCTCCTCAACCGCCTAATAGAGCCTAGCAGCGGTAAAATATATCTAGAAAATCAAGAATATCGCCAAATTCCTGTTCTTCAACTACGCCAAATGGTGGCACTTGGATTGCAAGAGTCGAAGTTATTAGGGATGACAGTTGGGCAAGCCTTAGCTTATCCCTTGGTTTTGCGTGGTTTGCCCAAAGATATAATTGAGCAACGAGTCAGTCACTGGATAGAACAACTACACATTCCTAGTGAATGGTTGGGGCGGACTGAGGTGCAACTTTCAGTTGGACAAAGACAGCTAGTTGCGATCGCTCGTAGTTTAGTCATCCAGCCTAAAATTCTACTATTAGACGAGCCAACCTCTGCCCTGGATGCTGGTACAGCTTCACGTGTGATGCAAGTCTTAATCGAGATGAACCAAACACATCAAACTACGATTTTGATGGTAAATAACCAACTGGAGCTAGTCCAGATGTTTTGCACGCGATTATTACACCTACAACAGGGACATTTATTAGCAAATCAAAGAATCTCTGAGATAGACTGGCTGAATTTACAACAAAGTTTGATGCAAGCAGAAGCCCAAAACGATTTTGGATTTTAG
- a CDS encoding response regulator transcription factor, with translation MGSVCIEIVEGNPHLRSLLGWHLQQLEYRVHQAASIYQAREVFLTHQPTLVILDADLPDGDGIEFCRWLHRQQQPLILMLSARNNEADIVAGLKAGADDYLCKPFGMQEFLARVEALIRRKRTPTAPAYLDYGTLQIDLVQRRVRFQGEFIDLTPQEFSLLYVLAQAGGVPLSRSELLRRAWPDAIDNPRTIDTHVLSLRKKVELDPRQPSLIQTIRNVGYRFNMEILNVNIPQPQTKLTKERFSNQRSTLSTQV, from the coding sequence GTGGGTTCGGTTTGTATTGAAATCGTTGAGGGGAATCCCCATCTAAGGTCGTTGCTGGGTTGGCACTTGCAACAACTGGAATACCGGGTGCATCAAGCCGCCAGCATTTATCAAGCAAGGGAAGTATTTTTAACTCATCAACCTACACTGGTCATCTTGGATGCTGACCTACCTGATGGTGATGGGATTGAATTTTGTCGTTGGTTGCATCGCCAGCAGCAGCCTCTGATTTTAATGCTATCAGCTCGTAATAATGAAGCTGATATCGTTGCAGGTTTAAAGGCGGGTGCAGATGACTATCTGTGCAAACCTTTTGGAATGCAAGAGTTTTTAGCAAGGGTAGAGGCATTAATTCGCCGCAAGCGGACACCTACTGCACCAGCTTATTTAGATTATGGAACTTTGCAAATCGATTTAGTACAGCGCCGCGTTCGTTTTCAGGGGGAGTTCATCGACTTAACACCGCAGGAATTTAGTTTGCTGTACGTTTTAGCACAAGCTGGGGGAGTGCCTTTAAGTAGATCGGAATTGTTGCGTCGTGCTTGGCCTGACGCCATTGATAATCCGCGTACCATTGATACTCACGTTTTATCGCTGCGGAAAAAGGTTGAACTTGATCCCCGACAACCTAGTTTGATTCAAACTATCCGTAATGTAGGATATCGATTTAACATGGAAATTTTGAATGTCAATATTCCACAACCACAAACAAAGTTAACGAAAGAAAGATTTAGTAATCAACGTTCAACGCTTAGTACTCAAGTTTGA
- a CDS encoding DUF4079 domain-containing protein produces MNLPSFLWLWKIAAWSMGLSLLAYLMLAVTGVLMFRARTLQEYPLFFSFIGGSNKARSLHYIIGISMVSLVLLLLAIGIVGTLGHFGSLGHSSHLVAGLIVVVLVLLSALSATQIRARRLWARPLHIGINVVLFVGFAWVSLTGWTVVQKYLP; encoded by the coding sequence ATGAATTTGCCTTCTTTTCTCTGGTTATGGAAAATAGCCGCTTGGTCGATGGGGTTGTCCCTGTTGGCGTATTTGATGTTAGCTGTCACTGGCGTTTTGATGTTTCGGGCGAGAACTTTGCAGGAGTACCCTTTATTTTTCTCATTTATCGGTGGAAGTAATAAGGCGCGATCGCTTCACTATATAATCGGCATCAGCATGGTTAGTTTAGTGCTGCTACTGCTGGCAATTGGCATTGTTGGCACTTTGGGACACTTTGGTTCTTTAGGACACTCGTCTCACTTAGTAGCTGGGTTAATAGTGGTAGTGTTAGTTTTACTGTCTGCTTTGAGTGCTACGCAAATTCGTGCCAGACGACTTTGGGCTAGACCTTTACATATTGGTATAAATGTTGTTCTGTTTGTAGGCTTTGCCTGGGTGTCTTTAACTGGTTGGACTGTAGTACAAAAATATTTGCCTTAA
- a CDS encoding DUF1830 domain-containing protein: MAQILDSLPPEQSGKILCCYINATSKIQVARISNIPNWYFERVVFPGQRLVFEAPLKANMEIHTGMMASAILSDRIPCERLMLEEPGSYEFDTNSLAVKDQINTKPLVQTINTKAGDSTKPLQVAGFASVD, encoded by the coding sequence ATGGCTCAAATATTAGACTCTCTACCACCTGAGCAATCGGGGAAGATTCTCTGCTGCTATATTAATGCCACGAGCAAAATACAGGTGGCTCGCATCTCCAATATTCCCAATTGGTACTTTGAACGCGTTGTTTTTCCAGGGCAGCGCCTTGTGTTTGAAGCTCCACTCAAAGCCAATATGGAGATTCATACGGGTATGATGGCAAGCGCAATTTTATCCGATAGGATTCCATGTGAGCGCCTTATGCTCGAAGAACCTGGCAGTTATGAGTTTGATACAAACTCATTAGCAGTAAAAGACCAGATTAATACCAAACCATTGGTACAAACAATTAATACAAAAGCTGGAGATAGTACAAAACCCTTACAAGTTGCTGGTTTCGCATCAGTTGATTAA
- a CDS encoding PEP-CTERM sorting domain-containing protein: MFNRLPWQKLSQASATTALSFAILAAVGTIKANAVTLKTYSFSGTFGDASYIKPAEPDYEIPDVVSGSFDGTFTVDVEQLPVTTYGTSVDIESRDVRLRNSSGAIVADFSTYAPSSVFYDTVRFGSDAGYSSLSLFVENGSFIPSAFDVGLETPIYGVYERVNDKYSPFKGVYVTSFSIKPVPEPFTLGGAVVAGAMGLWLKRKKQTSSQSV; the protein is encoded by the coding sequence ATGTTCAATAGATTACCTTGGCAAAAGTTATCTCAAGCTAGTGCCACAACAGCGCTAAGTTTTGCTATTTTGGCTGCTGTAGGAACAATAAAAGCTAATGCTGTAACACTAAAAACATACAGTTTTTCTGGAACATTTGGGGATGCAAGTTACATAAAACCCGCAGAGCCAGATTATGAGATTCCAGATGTAGTAAGTGGTTCATTTGATGGAACATTCACAGTAGATGTAGAACAACTACCTGTTACTACGTATGGTACAAGTGTTGATATAGAAAGTCGGGATGTGAGACTACGGAATTCTAGTGGCGCTATTGTTGCTGATTTCTCTACCTACGCTCCTAGTAGTGTATTTTATGATACTGTGAGGTTCGGATCTGATGCCGGGTATAGTTCCTTATCTTTATTTGTCGAAAATGGCAGCTTTATACCAAGCGCATTCGATGTGGGTCTAGAAACTCCTATTTATGGAGTATATGAGCGGGTTAATGATAAATACTCCCCATTCAAAGGAGTATATGTGACTTCTTTTAGTATTAAACCAGTTCCCGAACCTTTTACTCTTGGTGGTGCAGTAGTTGCTGGTGCTATGGGATTATGGCTGAAGCGTAAAAAGCAAACAAGTTCTCAATCAGTCTAG